The following coding sequences are from one Nitrospira sp. CR1.1 window:
- the murB gene encoding UDP-N-acetylmuramate dehydrogenase, translating into MSRVARKEQSAGAKKDWARILEGIRGTITYEASLQSYTSFRIGGPAEVLVEPADVDDLCRVVAQAHAERVPIFVVGGTNLLVRDGGIRGLVLSLRQLKAIRHEPGSVLYAEGGVGMPTLIGYAIRRSLAGLEWGAGIPGTVAGCVVMNAGTRLGEMKDSLKAVRMVDPRGRVVDIPAADIPFSYRRAHLPRGIVAGVWVQLKPGAHDRIEKTVKDYLQYRKTTQPLTLPSAGCVFKNPPQDSAGRLVDAAGLKGARVGDAQVSEKHANFMVNVGHARAADVLALIRKVRAGVKKASGVTLELELKVVGQA; encoded by the coding sequence GTGTCACGTGTGGCGCGGAAAGAGCAATCGGCGGGAGCGAAGAAAGACTGGGCGCGCATCCTTGAGGGAATTCGTGGAACGATCACGTACGAGGCGTCGTTGCAATCCTATACCTCGTTCCGTATCGGGGGACCGGCCGAAGTTCTGGTGGAGCCGGCCGATGTGGACGATTTGTGCCGGGTGGTGGCGCAGGCTCACGCCGAACGCGTCCCGATTTTCGTGGTGGGTGGGACGAATCTGCTCGTTCGTGACGGGGGAATCCGCGGCCTCGTGCTCAGCCTCCGGCAACTCAAAGCCATCCGCCATGAGCCGGGATCTGTCCTCTACGCGGAGGGGGGCGTGGGCATGCCGACGTTGATTGGGTATGCCATCCGCCGCTCGCTGGCTGGGCTGGAATGGGGCGCCGGCATTCCCGGCACGGTCGCCGGTTGTGTGGTCATGAACGCAGGGACACGTTTGGGTGAAATGAAGGATTCCCTCAAAGCCGTTCGCATGGTCGATCCGCGCGGTCGGGTGGTGGACATTCCGGCAGCTGACATTCCGTTCAGTTACCGGCGGGCGCATCTGCCGCGCGGCATCGTGGCCGGAGTCTGGGTGCAACTGAAGCCCGGAGCGCACGACCGGATTGAAAAGACCGTGAAAGATTATTTGCAGTATCGCAAGACCACCCAACCGTTGACGCTCCCGAGCGCCGGATGCGTATTCAAGAATCCTCCGCAGGATTCCGCCGGCCGCCTGGTGGACGCTGCTGGGCTCAAGGGCGCGCGTGTGGGCGATGCGCAGGTTTCCGAAAAACACGCGAACTTTATGGTGAATGTGGGGCATGCGCGCGCGGCCGATGTGCTGGCCTTAATCCGGAAAGTCCGCGCCGGAGTCAAAAAGGCCTCGGGTGTCACATTGGAATTGGAGTTGAAGGTGGTCGGTCAGGCCTGA
- a CDS encoding UDP-N-acetylmuramate--L-alanine ligase: protein MFRKTQHIHLVGIGGSGMSGIAEVLLTLGYRVSGSDLSQSETTRRLEELGGRIAIGHHESNIGEAQVVVISSAVAATNPEVVAAKARQIPVIPRAEMLAELMRLKFGVAIAGAHGKTTTTSMVANVLAQGGLDPTMVIGGKVNALGSHARLGRGDLLIAEADESDGSFLRLAPTIAAVTNIDREHLDHYGSMERLNDSFLEFVNKVPFYGLAVLCSDDERLRHLLPRVVKRYQTYGLNEHPDHVPDFRATDISLRQWGSEFRVFFRGRNLGPFRLGIPGIHNVSNSLVAIAIGMELDIPVDLIRKGLAAFSGVERRFHLRGEKAGIMVVDDYGHHPTEVRATIAAAKQGWDRRVVVLFQPHRYSRSRDLMQEFSHAFDQADALFMTEIYAAGEQPIPGVSGAKLVEAVKTAGHPSATFVERKETLAEQVLPTLKSGDLVITLGAGDIWKAGLAILDRLPA, encoded by the coding sequence ATGTTCAGAAAGACACAACATATTCATCTAGTGGGAATCGGCGGGTCCGGGATGAGCGGCATCGCCGAGGTATTGTTGACGCTCGGGTACAGGGTCAGCGGATCGGACCTCAGCCAGTCGGAAACGACTCGCCGGCTTGAGGAACTGGGAGGGCGCATCGCCATTGGCCACCATGAGTCCAATATCGGCGAAGCGCAGGTGGTGGTGATTTCTTCCGCGGTGGCTGCGACCAATCCTGAAGTGGTTGCGGCGAAGGCGCGGCAGATTCCGGTCATCCCACGCGCTGAAATGTTGGCCGAGTTGATGCGGTTGAAGTTCGGCGTGGCGATCGCCGGCGCTCATGGCAAGACGACCACGACATCAATGGTGGCGAATGTGCTCGCGCAAGGCGGGTTGGATCCGACCATGGTGATCGGGGGCAAGGTGAATGCGTTGGGGAGTCATGCCCGCCTCGGACGGGGCGATCTGCTCATTGCAGAAGCGGACGAAAGCGACGGCTCGTTTCTGCGTCTGGCGCCGACGATCGCCGCGGTCACCAATATCGACCGGGAACATCTGGACCATTACGGCAGCATGGAGCGGCTCAACGACAGTTTTCTTGAGTTTGTGAACAAGGTCCCGTTCTACGGACTGGCCGTGCTCTGCTCCGATGACGAACGGCTGCGCCATCTCCTGCCGCGTGTGGTCAAGAGATACCAGACCTATGGTTTGAACGAACATCCCGATCATGTGCCGGATTTTCGCGCGACCGATATCAGCTTGCGGCAATGGGGTTCGGAGTTTCGGGTGTTTTTTCGCGGCCGTAACCTGGGTCCGTTCCGGTTGGGCATTCCCGGCATCCACAATGTGTCGAACTCGTTGGTCGCTATTGCGATCGGCATGGAGCTGGATATTCCGGTCGATCTCATCCGGAAAGGCCTGGCGGCGTTCAGCGGCGTCGAACGCCGGTTTCACCTGCGCGGGGAAAAGGCCGGCATTATGGTGGTGGACGATTACGGCCATCATCCGACCGAAGTCCGGGCCACGATTGCGGCCGCGAAGCAGGGCTGGGACCGGAGGGTGGTCGTATTGTTTCAGCCCCATCGCTATAGCCGTTCGCGCGACTTGATGCAGGAATTTTCCCATGCGTTCGACCAAGCCGATGCGCTGTTTATGACGGAGATCTATGCGGCGGGCGAGCAGCCGATTCCCGGCGTGTCCGGGGCCAAGTTGGTCGAGGCCGTGAAAACCGCCGGGCATCCCTCCGCCACATTCGTGGAGCGCAAGGAAACTCTGGCCGAGCAGGTGCTGCCGACGCTGAAATCTGGGGATCTTGTGATCACCCTCGGGGCGGGAGACATCTGGAAGGCGGGGCTGGCGATCCTCGACCGATTGCCGGCCTGA
- the murG gene encoding undecaprenyldiphospho-muramoylpentapeptide beta-N-acetylglucosaminyltransferase, giving the protein MTIVIAAGGTGGHLYPAIAVAREFLRRDPSTRILFVGTTRGIEQKVLAHEGLPLRCITAHPFMGKKPGEMAKALITIPVSLWQSLRVLKQQGADLVFGVGGYTSPAMLVAAFLRRVPGVILEPNAYPGLANKAVAPLVQRIFLAFESTRQFFDRRKTSVVGTPVRQAFLESSAPEAVRREIGPQRRLLIFGGSQGAKAINSAMIDALPLLATMNARWTITHQTGEADHARVAAAYEQAGISAQVVPFLYDMPTALRAADLVVARAGAMTIAELTVCGKPAILIPLPTAIYNHQLRNAEVMAKAGGAVLLPQAQLTGAGLAQAMTEILGDPQRLETMSRHSWKMRRSDAAETIVRECYDVIRRRHEASDSARAL; this is encoded by the coding sequence ATGACTATCGTGATTGCAGCAGGAGGCACAGGCGGGCACCTGTATCCGGCCATTGCCGTGGCCCGGGAATTTTTGCGGCGGGACCCCTCGACGCGCATCCTCTTCGTCGGAACGACGCGTGGCATTGAGCAAAAGGTCCTGGCCCATGAAGGGCTCCCCTTGCGGTGCATCACGGCGCATCCGTTCATGGGCAAAAAGCCGGGTGAGATGGCGAAGGCGCTCATCACCATTCCGGTCAGTCTCTGGCAGTCGCTGAGGGTACTGAAACAGCAGGGCGCTGATCTGGTGTTCGGCGTGGGAGGATACACCAGCCCGGCGATGCTGGTGGCAGCATTTTTGCGGCGCGTTCCCGGCGTAATTCTCGAGCCGAATGCCTATCCGGGATTGGCAAACAAAGCCGTCGCGCCGCTGGTGCAGCGTATTTTTCTGGCGTTCGAGTCGACGAGACAATTTTTCGATCGACGGAAGACAAGCGTGGTCGGAACGCCCGTGCGACAGGCATTCTTGGAATCTTCCGCGCCTGAGGCGGTGCGGCGCGAGATAGGACCGCAGCGGCGCCTGTTGATTTTCGGCGGTAGTCAGGGGGCGAAGGCCATCAACTCCGCGATGATTGACGCGTTGCCCCTGCTCGCAACCATGAATGCCCGATGGACCATTACGCATCAAACGGGGGAGGCAGATCATGCCCGGGTTGCGGCCGCCTACGAACAGGCGGGAATCTCCGCGCAGGTCGTTCCGTTTCTCTACGACATGCCCACGGCGCTCCGCGCAGCAGACCTGGTTGTGGCGCGGGCCGGTGCCATGACGATTGCCGAATTGACGGTCTGTGGGAAGCCGGCGATTCTGATCCCGCTCCCCACAGCCATCTACAACCATCAGTTGCGGAACGCGGAAGTGATGGCGAAGGCGGGTGGGGCGGTCCTCCTGCCTCAGGCGCAGTTGACCGGGGCCGGTCTGGCGCAGGCCATGACGGAAATTCTGGGCGACCCGCAACGACTGGAGACCATGAGCCGGCACAGTTGGAAGATGCGCCGCAGTGATGCGGCGGAAACTATCGTGCGAGAATGTTATGACGTCATAAGGAGGCGCCATGAGGCCAGCGACAGCGCTCGCGCCCTATGA
- the ftsW gene encoding putative lipid II flippase FtsW: MAQQALGTLKLPWSTSTQRASKRVPVDPALLAVTLILALIGVVMVFSASAVVAGNRFHDPWYFLKRQVAWLVVGLLVMHVVSRIDYTIWKKLAIPLLCGATLLLVLVLIPSLGNVAKGARRWLHLGPINIQPAEVAKFVAIIYAAAYLTKKQDQITQFARGLLPPLIVIGLLSGLVLLEPDLGTVVVMGLVVATLLFLAGARIKHLVILSLCALTGVAALILTSAYRWKRFLMFLDPTKDPSGAGFQITQSFLAFGSGGPFGVGLGEGKQKLFFLPEAHTDFVLALVGEELGLLGTVTIVLLFGLFVIKGVQIAGRARHSFGKHLAMGITMLIGMQALVNAGVVTGLLPTKGLTLPFVSYGGSSLMANLFGVGILLSISRDRQGGHGGQDSSGSRGARKRGVITE, translated from the coding sequence ATGGCACAGCAAGCGCTCGGGACTCTGAAGCTGCCCTGGTCGACCTCGACCCAGCGGGCGTCCAAGCGCGTGCCGGTGGATCCGGCGCTCTTGGCGGTTACCCTTATCCTCGCTCTGATAGGCGTGGTGATGGTGTTCAGTGCCAGTGCTGTGGTGGCGGGAAACCGCTTTCACGACCCCTGGTATTTCCTCAAACGGCAGGTGGCCTGGCTGGTCGTCGGTTTGCTGGTCATGCATGTCGTCTCGCGGATCGACTATACGATCTGGAAGAAGCTGGCGATACCCCTGCTCTGCGGGGCCACGCTGTTGTTGGTCCTGGTGCTCATTCCATCGCTCGGGAACGTGGCCAAGGGGGCACGGCGGTGGCTGCACCTGGGGCCGATCAATATTCAGCCGGCCGAGGTGGCGAAATTCGTGGCCATCATCTACGCGGCAGCCTATCTGACCAAGAAGCAGGATCAGATTACGCAGTTCGCAAGGGGGTTGTTACCGCCGCTGATCGTGATCGGCTTGCTGAGCGGGCTGGTGCTGCTGGAGCCGGATCTGGGCACTGTGGTGGTGATGGGGCTCGTGGTGGCGACCCTGCTGTTTCTGGCAGGGGCGCGGATCAAGCACCTGGTGATCCTGTCCTTGTGCGCCTTGACGGGGGTGGCCGCGCTCATCCTGACGTCAGCATACCGCTGGAAACGGTTTCTCATGTTTTTGGATCCCACGAAGGACCCTTCCGGAGCGGGCTTTCAGATCACGCAGTCGTTTTTGGCCTTCGGGAGCGGCGGTCCGTTCGGGGTCGGGTTGGGAGAGGGCAAACAGAAATTATTCTTCCTGCCGGAGGCGCACACCGATTTTGTGCTCGCATTGGTCGGCGAGGAGTTGGGGTTGTTGGGCACCGTGACGATCGTGTTGCTGTTCGGCCTCTTTGTGATCAAGGGGGTTCAGATTGCGGGCCGGGCGCGGCATTCCTTCGGGAAGCACCTGGCGATGGGCATCACGATGTTAATCGGCATGCAGGCCTTGGTGAATGCAGGGGTCGTCACGGGACTGTTACCCACCAAAGGGTTGACGCTCCCGTTCGTCAGTTACGGTGGTTCGTCGCTCATGGCCAACCTGTTCGGGGTGGGGATTCTCCTGAGCATTTCGCGCGACCGGCAGGGCGGGCACGGCGGCCAGGACAGCAGCGGATCCCGAGGCGCGCGGAAGCGCGGGGTGATCACGGAATGA
- the murD gene encoding UDP-N-acetylmuramoyl-L-alanine--D-glutamate ligase, producing the protein MNVKDLQVTVVGLARSGVGAARLLHHLGARVTVADRKEQQELTAILSQLDGTSIAVRVGDRYESALEDADLVVISPGVPTQLDAFNRVRARGVRVIGELELASRYMTAPIVAVTGTNGKSTTVTLIGKFLLESGKRAFVGGNLGIAASEAALACVQAKPGSPAPYEYVVLETSSFQLETIEQFHPWIASILNVTLDHMDRYSSVEEYVAAKARIFANQTAGDYSLFNLDDMRVAALRGKTKAAVLGFSRSGATVSGVAGATVLDGDLIVTTVRGQREEICRRSDMRLIGLHNVENVMAAVTYGLLCGCSIEAIRAVLRSFPGLEHALEVVRERRGVRYVNDSKGTNVDAVLKALEGIEQPIWLIAGGRDKGGDFSRLEGMIRQRVKGLILIGEAAGRIQKAMGDFDGCRPAATLRDAVELAAREAQPGEVVLLSPACASFDMFADYQDRGRQFKALVQSLPA; encoded by the coding sequence ATGAACGTCAAGGATCTTCAGGTCACGGTCGTCGGTCTCGCCAGGAGCGGTGTCGGCGCTGCGCGGCTCTTGCATCACCTTGGAGCGCGGGTGACCGTGGCCGACCGGAAAGAACAACAGGAGCTCACGGCCATCCTGTCGCAGTTGGACGGGACGAGCATTGCCGTCCGGGTGGGGGATCGGTACGAATCGGCGCTTGAGGACGCGGATCTTGTGGTGATCAGTCCCGGCGTACCGACGCAGCTGGATGCCTTCAATCGCGTGCGCGCTCGCGGAGTTCGAGTTATCGGGGAACTGGAGTTGGCATCGCGGTATATGACGGCGCCGATCGTGGCCGTGACCGGAACAAACGGGAAAAGCACGACGGTCACACTGATCGGCAAGTTTTTGCTGGAGAGTGGCAAACGCGCCTTTGTCGGCGGCAATCTGGGCATCGCGGCCAGCGAAGCGGCCCTGGCTTGTGTCCAGGCGAAGCCGGGAAGCCCCGCCCCGTATGAGTATGTGGTGTTGGAAACCTCCAGCTTTCAGCTTGAAACGATCGAACAGTTCCATCCCTGGATCGCCTCGATCTTGAATGTGACGCTGGACCATATGGACCGCTACAGCTCGGTGGAAGAGTATGTAGCGGCCAAAGCGCGTATCTTCGCCAATCAAACCGCCGGAGACTATTCACTCTTCAATCTGGACGACATGCGGGTTGCCGCGCTTCGCGGAAAGACGAAGGCCGCTGTTCTGGGTTTCAGCCGAAGTGGAGCCACGGTTTCAGGCGTGGCCGGGGCCACGGTGCTGGACGGGGATCTCATCGTGACGACGGTGCGGGGGCAGCGCGAGGAAATCTGTCGCCGGAGCGATATGCGCCTGATCGGGCTTCACAACGTGGAAAATGTGATGGCGGCAGTGACCTATGGTTTGTTGTGCGGCTGCTCCATCGAAGCCATCCGCGCCGTGCTGCGATCCTTTCCCGGTTTGGAGCATGCCCTGGAAGTGGTGCGTGAGCGCCGCGGGGTTCGGTATGTGAACGATTCCAAAGGCACGAATGTCGATGCGGTCTTGAAAGCCCTTGAGGGCATCGAACAGCCGATCTGGTTGATCGCCGGAGGGCGCGACAAAGGCGGCGATTTTTCCCGCTTGGAAGGGATGATACGCCAGCGGGTCAAGGGCCTCATTCTCATTGGTGAGGCGGCGGGCCGTATTCAAAAGGCGATGGGTGATTTTGACGGATGTCGTCCTGCAGCGACTCTCCGCGACGCCGTGGAGCTTGCTGCTCGCGAGGCGCAGCCCGGTGAGGTGGTTCTACTCTCGCCGGCCTGCGCCAGTTTTGACATGTTTGCGGATTACCAAGACCGGGGCCGGCAATTCAAGGCGCTGGTCCAGTCGCTTCCGGCGTGA
- a CDS encoding phospho-N-acetylmuramoyl-pentapeptide-transferase: MLYNWLYPLHTQFSFLNVFRYQSFRIIYAAVTAFLIAFVMAPWVIRKLQEIKLGQQIRDDGPKRHLAKSGTPTMGGILIIFAVVLSTLLWADMTNRYVWLVVVATVGFGAVGFADDYLKFIKRQSKGLSAAQKFSGQFLVALAIGVFLYSLPSYTTKLSVPFFKFFTPDLGWFYIVFVILVIVGSSNAVNLTDGLDGLAIGPVMIASLAYTIVAYVTGNRVMAEYLLIPYIEGAGEIAIFTGAILGSSLGFLWFNTYPASVFMGDVGSLPLGAALGTVAAISKHELLLLLVGGVFVIEALSVILQVGSYKLRGKRIFNMAPIHHHFEMKGWDEPKVVVRLWIIAILLALLSLSTLKLR, from the coding sequence ATGTTATACAACTGGCTCTACCCACTTCATACACAGTTTTCGTTTCTGAACGTCTTTCGCTACCAGAGTTTCCGGATCATCTACGCAGCGGTCACCGCGTTTCTCATCGCATTCGTGATGGCGCCTTGGGTCATCCGGAAACTGCAGGAGATTAAGCTCGGCCAGCAGATTCGCGACGACGGGCCGAAGCGGCATTTGGCCAAGAGTGGAACGCCGACGATGGGCGGCATTCTCATTATTTTTGCGGTGGTCTTGTCCACGCTCTTGTGGGCCGATATGACCAATCGTTATGTGTGGTTGGTGGTGGTGGCGACTGTCGGGTTCGGCGCAGTGGGATTTGCCGATGATTATCTGAAATTCATCAAGCGTCAATCGAAAGGCCTGTCGGCTGCGCAAAAATTTTCCGGCCAGTTCCTGGTGGCCTTGGCCATCGGCGTCTTTCTCTACAGCCTCCCGAGCTACACGACGAAACTCAGCGTCCCGTTCTTCAAATTTTTTACGCCAGACCTGGGCTGGTTCTACATTGTGTTCGTCATTCTCGTCATCGTCGGCAGTTCCAATGCCGTGAATCTGACGGACGGGCTCGATGGTTTGGCGATCGGCCCGGTCATGATCGCCTCGCTGGCCTATACCATCGTGGCGTATGTGACCGGGAACCGCGTGATGGCCGAATACTTGTTAATTCCGTACATCGAAGGCGCCGGAGAAATCGCCATTTTTACCGGAGCGATTTTAGGGTCGAGCCTCGGCTTTCTCTGGTTCAACACCTATCCGGCTTCTGTCTTTATGGGCGACGTGGGCTCCCTTCCGTTGGGCGCGGCGCTCGGAACGGTGGCGGCCATCAGCAAGCACGAACTGTTGTTGCTCCTGGTCGGTGGGGTGTTCGTCATCGAAGCCCTGTCTGTCATCCTGCAGGTGGGATCCTACAAATTGCGGGGGAAGCGTATTTTCAATATGGCTCCAATCCATCATCATTTTGAGATGAAGGGATGGGACGAGCCGAAAGTGGTGGTGCGTCTATGGATCATTGCCATTTTGCTGGCCTTGCTCAGCTTGAGCACGCTCAAACTGCGGTAG
- the murF gene encoding UDP-N-acetylmuramoyl-tripeptide--D-alanyl-D-alanine ligase has translation MREHGHRGVMALFTVEEMCEVLGAKSSTGLSPQDLKQRIRRVVTDSRLVRKGDLFIAFQGERFDAHSFVPKVFAQGAVCAIVQEDYRLPPMKPRTGAPIVLGVRDTLEAFQRLATHYRNRFPIPVIAITGSNGKTTTKEMVAHVVAQRWKTLKTEGNLNNRIGVPQTLFQLAPRHQAAVIEMGVDQQGQTTRLCEIARPTVGVITNIGPDHLEFFGSMEGSAQAKAELLDHLPEDGAVVLNADDEYFDYLAARAQCRVVAFGASPKAAVRAANVRTDEKGGTSFGLILPGKSRQTEVRIRTQGQHNVSNALAAAAVGYALGLSGAAIAEGLSKFRPAAMRSQISQSHGVQVINDCYNANPASMKAAIQLLAELGRGKRSIAALGDMLELGADTKRLHREVGAFLAAQGIGHLLACGALGRELAEGARQAGMASERIAELPDAQAAATALARMVRQGDVVLVKASRGMRMEQVVEAVTGMRRVARKAC, from the coding sequence ATGCGGGAGCATGGACATCGTGGCGTAATGGCGCTGTTTACCGTTGAAGAAATGTGCGAAGTGTTGGGCGCCAAGTCGTCGACAGGCTTGAGTCCGCAGGATTTGAAGCAGCGGATTCGGCGTGTGGTGACCGATTCTCGTCTGGTGCGCAAAGGCGATCTGTTCATCGCCTTTCAGGGAGAGCGATTCGACGCGCATTCGTTCGTGCCCAAGGTCTTTGCGCAAGGCGCCGTCTGCGCCATCGTGCAGGAAGACTACCGACTTCCTCCGATGAAGCCCAGGACCGGCGCGCCCATTGTGCTCGGCGTGCGGGATACGCTCGAAGCCTTTCAGCGGTTGGCCACGCACTACCGCAACCGATTTCCCATTCCGGTCATTGCCATCACGGGAAGCAACGGGAAGACGACGACGAAAGAAATGGTCGCGCATGTGGTCGCGCAACGCTGGAAAACCCTCAAAACCGAGGGCAATCTCAACAATCGGATCGGCGTGCCGCAGACATTGTTCCAATTGGCGCCGCGGCACCAGGCTGCGGTGATTGAAATGGGCGTGGATCAGCAGGGACAAACGACCCGGTTGTGCGAAATCGCGAGGCCGACGGTCGGCGTGATTACCAATATCGGACCGGACCATCTGGAGTTTTTCGGCAGCATGGAAGGGTCTGCGCAAGCCAAAGCCGAATTGCTCGACCATCTGCCGGAGGACGGGGCCGTTGTGCTGAATGCCGACGATGAGTATTTCGATTACCTTGCCGCAAGGGCACAATGCCGGGTCGTGGCATTCGGCGCGTCACCCAAGGCGGCCGTTCGCGCCGCGAATGTTCGAACCGATGAAAAAGGCGGGACCAGCTTCGGACTCATCCTGCCGGGCAAAAGTCGCCAGACGGAAGTGCGGATCCGAACGCAGGGGCAGCACAATGTGAGCAATGCCTTAGCGGCGGCGGCCGTGGGTTATGCCTTGGGTCTGTCCGGCGCCGCCATCGCCGAGGGATTATCGAAGTTCCGCCCGGCGGCGATGCGATCGCAAATCAGCCAATCGCATGGCGTCCAGGTCATCAACGATTGCTACAATGCCAACCCGGCCTCCATGAAGGCGGCTATCCAATTGTTGGCGGAGCTGGGGCGGGGGAAACGATCGATCGCGGCTCTGGGCGACATGCTGGAGTTGGGCGCGGATACCAAGCGTCTACACCGGGAAGTCGGGGCGTTTCTGGCCGCGCAGGGGATCGGGCACCTGTTGGCGTGCGGCGCATTAGGACGGGAGTTGGCGGAAGGGGCTCGTCAGGCCGGTATGGCGTCCGAGAGGATTGCCGAACTGCCCGATGCGCAGGCGGCCGCCACGGCCCTGGCGCGCATGGTCCGGCAAGGCGACGTGGTGCTGGTGAAAGCTTCGCGCGGAATGCGCATGGAACAGGTCGTGGAGGCCGTGACGGGAATGCGGCGAGTGGCGAGAAAAGCCTGTTAG
- a CDS encoding UDP-N-acetylmuramoyl-L-alanyl-D-glutamate--2,6-diaminopimelate ligase has translation MTLDELISPIQGRLGVLERSGDQRVTITAVTDDSRQAESGAVFVAVPGERVDGHEFLDRVVRAGVAAVVVGRHVEVGSTPCIRVQDSRAALGILGSRFYGDPSAALRMIGVTGTNGKTTTTYVVKTMLEAVNRQVGLIGTVAYLVGNESIPASHTTPGALELQKLFARMVEKRLDTVVMEVSSHALALDRTAGSEFDVAVFTNLTQDHLDFHLDMERYFQAKRRLFVGLGQSGARKPKKRAIINADDPWGGRIREACTVPVWTYGLHRQADIRADEVKLSPSGTSFTLRTPSGSCAIQSRLVGEHNVSNLLAAIGVVLHEGLTLNQVRAAAGAVSNVPGRFERVEAGQDFTVVVDYAHTEDALVRLLTAAQALRTGRIITLFGCGGDRDRTKRPKMGRAAVQYSDVVILTSDNPRTEDPAVILSEVELGVKEALAARSHVRYRMIADRRAAIEAAIGEAKAGDMVLIAGKGHEDYQIVGTTKHHFDDREVAREMIEARRS, from the coding sequence ATGACGCTGGATGAGTTGATCAGTCCCATTCAGGGGCGTCTAGGCGTTTTGGAGCGGAGCGGGGATCAGCGGGTGACGATTACGGCCGTGACCGATGATTCCCGTCAGGCTGAGTCGGGGGCCGTCTTTGTCGCCGTGCCGGGAGAGCGGGTCGACGGCCACGAATTTTTAGATCGGGTCGTAAGGGCGGGGGTGGCGGCAGTCGTCGTGGGACGCCATGTTGAGGTTGGATCGACTCCGTGCATTCGCGTGCAGGATTCCCGGGCGGCATTGGGGATTCTCGGCAGCCGGTTTTACGGAGATCCCTCTGCCGCGCTCCGCATGATCGGAGTGACGGGCACCAACGGGAAAACCACGACCACCTATGTCGTGAAAACCATGCTGGAGGCGGTGAATCGGCAGGTCGGTTTGATCGGCACAGTCGCGTACCTGGTCGGGAACGAATCGATTCCGGCGTCGCATACCACGCCCGGCGCGTTGGAGTTGCAGAAATTATTTGCACGAATGGTCGAGAAGAGGTTGGATACGGTCGTCATGGAAGTGTCGTCTCACGCGTTGGCCCTTGACCGAACCGCCGGCTCGGAATTCGATGTCGCGGTGTTTACGAACCTCACGCAGGACCACCTCGACTTCCACCTGGATATGGAACGGTACTTCCAGGCAAAGCGCAGATTGTTTGTCGGGCTTGGCCAGTCGGGCGCGCGCAAGCCAAAGAAACGAGCCATCATCAATGCGGATGATCCCTGGGGCGGACGGATTCGTGAAGCCTGCACTGTGCCGGTATGGACGTATGGTCTGCACCGGCAGGCCGACATTCGCGCAGATGAGGTGAAGCTGTCTCCTTCGGGCACCAGTTTTACGCTGCGCACCCCGAGCGGCAGTTGCGCGATCCAAAGTCGGTTGGTGGGAGAGCACAACGTCTCCAATTTGCTGGCTGCCATCGGCGTCGTGCTGCACGAAGGTTTGACGCTGAACCAGGTTCGCGCCGCGGCGGGCGCCGTCTCCAATGTGCCGGGGCGATTTGAGCGGGTTGAGGCGGGGCAGGATTTTACGGTGGTGGTGGACTATGCCCACACCGAAGACGCATTGGTTCGATTGTTGACCGCCGCGCAGGCTCTGCGCACCGGTCGTATCATTACCCTGTTCGGATGCGGTGGCGACCGGGATCGCACGAAGCGTCCGAAAATGGGGCGCGCCGCCGTCCAGTATAGCGACGTGGTTATCCTGACCTCGGACAATCCACGCACGGAAGACCCGGCTGTGATTCTGAGCGAGGTCGAGCTCGGGGTGAAGGAAGCGTTGGCGGCTCGTAGCCATGTTCGGTATCGGATGATTGCGGATCGCCGGGCGGCGATCGAAGCTGCCATCGGGGAGGCAAAAGCCGGCGATATGGTGTTGATCGCGGGGAAGGGACATGAAGATTATCAGATCGTGGGAACGACGAAACATCACTTCGATGATCGGGAAGTGGCGCGTGAAATGATCGAGGCGCGCCGGTCCTGA